GATCATCGGGAAATGGTGCCGGACGAAATCGGCGCCGAGATGCGCGATATCGAGCAGGACATGGTCGAGGCCGAGGCGCTTCATTTCGGCGTCGATGGCACGGGCGACGACATCGCGGGGGGCGAGCTCGAGCCGGTCGTCGTAGCGCTGCATGAAGCGCGTGCCATCGGGGAGCTTGAGGTGGCCGCCTTCGCCGCGGGCGGCTTCGGTGATGAGGAAGTTCTTGACGGTGGGGTGGAACAGGCAGGTCGGGTGGAACTGGTTGAATTCCATGTTCGAAACGCGGCAGCCGGCGCGCCAGGCCATGGCGATGCCATCGCCCGTCGAGCCATCGGGATTGGTCGAATATTGATAGACCCGGCTGGCGCCGCCGGTAGCGAGCACCACTGCCTTGCCGACGAAACATTCGACCCGGCGGCTGGCGATGTTGAAGGCATAGACGCCGTGGCAGGCGCGCGCCGCAAAGCGTTCGCCTTCGACATGGGCGGAGGTGACGAGGTCGATCGCCACCATGCCGGGGACGAGCGTGATATTGGGGTGGGCGACGGCGGCGGCCTGCAGTGCCTGCTGCACGGCAAAGCCCGTGCTGTCATCGACATGGACGATGCGGCGGTGGCTGTGGCCGCCTTCGCGCGTCAGGTGCCAGCGTTCGGACAGCGTGTCGCCGGGGTTGAAGGGTACGCCCAATGCTGCCAGCCGGTCGATCGCGGCGGCGGCATTCTCGACGACGAATTCGACCGTGGCGCGGTGGTTGAGCCCGGCGCCGGCGACCATCGTGTCCTCGATGTGACTTTCGAAGGTGTCGCCGGCTTCGAGAACCGCGGCGATCCCGCCCTGCGCCCAGCTCGTCGAGCCGCCGTCGAGGTTGCCCTTGGCGAGGACGGCGACCTTGAAGCGCGTCGCCAAGGTGAGCGCGGCGGTCAGGCCGGCAGCGCCCGAGCCAAGGACGATGACGTCATAGATCTGGGCGTCTGGCGCGGGCGAGTCGGGCGTGAACGTGTCGGGCATCTGCGGGTATGCTCATGCTGGCGAGGCAGTTGGCCGGCAGGACGCTCCCCCCGGCCCCCTCCCTGGCAGGGAGGGGAGGCTAGCTGCGGGTGAGTTCGAGGAACACGTCTTCGAGATCGGCTTCCTGGGTGGAGACGTCGACGACGCCGAGGCCGGCGGCCGCCACGGCCGCCAGCACCTGGCCGGCGTTGCGGCTGCGTTTGTCATAGGTCAGCACCAGCATCCGGTCGCCCT
This is a stretch of genomic DNA from Polymorphobacter fuscus. It encodes these proteins:
- the nadB gene encoding L-aspartate oxidase, whose translation is MPDTFTPDSPAPDAQIYDVIVLGSGAAGLTAALTLATRFKVAVLAKGNLDGGSTSWAQGGIAAVLEAGDTFESHIEDTMVAGAGLNHRATVEFVVENAAAAIDRLAALGVPFNPGDTLSERWHLTREGGHSHRRIVHVDDSTGFAVQQALQAAAVAHPNITLVPGMVAIDLVTSAHVEGERFAARACHGVYAFNIASRRVECFVGKAVVLATGGASRVYQYSTNPDGSTGDGIAMAWRAGCRVSNMEFNQFHPTCLFHPTVKNFLITEAARGEGGHLKLPDGTRFMQRYDDRLELAPRDVVARAIDAEMKRLGLDHVLLDIAHLGADFVRHHFPMIHARLIELGIDCTVQPIPVVPAAHYSCGGVMVDLAGRTDLAGLWAAGEVTQSGLHGANRLASNSILECLVFGQAVADDIGACWDAQGLVPAIRPWDESRVTDSDEEVVVAHNWDELRRFMWDYVGIVRTDKRLERAAHRVKLLRKEVADYYGNFRVTPDLIELRNLVNVADLIVRSARARKESRGLHYTTDYPRLAAVARDTVLDPVSTRS